The following proteins come from a genomic window of Ornithinimicrobium cryptoxanthini:
- the rarD gene encoding EamA family transporter RarD has protein sequence MSRATRATSQGGGTPAPRSAEAESVRRGTAYGFLAYLLWGAFPVYFAALKPAPPLEVLAHRVLWSLVLCVLILVAVGQTRWLVDMFRDGRRLLLLIAAGAFIATNWTVYLIAVMTGHVTEAALGYFLNPLVTVGLGVVVLGERLRPGQWAAVLVGLAAGVYLSIDYGSPPWISLTLAFSFAAYGLIKKRIGGSLSAIESLTGETVVMAPFVVGLLAWLTLTGQQTFTGHGAGHSLLLLSTGLATTLPLLLFAAAARRVPLVTIGLLQFITPVLQLMAGVLLLGEVLPASRWVGFGLVWVALIILSVDSIVSAGRSRRLARAAAGAAI, from the coding sequence TTGAGCCGCGCCACCCGGGCGACCAGCCAGGGTGGAGGCACACCGGCACCGAGGTCAGCCGAGGCCGAGTCGGTCCGCCGCGGCACGGCATACGGCTTCCTGGCCTATCTGCTCTGGGGTGCCTTCCCGGTCTATTTCGCGGCACTGAAGCCCGCTCCTCCCCTCGAGGTGCTGGCCCACCGCGTGCTCTGGTCGCTCGTGCTGTGCGTGCTGATCCTGGTCGCCGTGGGGCAGACGCGCTGGCTGGTCGACATGTTCCGCGACGGACGCCGCCTGCTGCTGCTCATCGCGGCCGGCGCGTTCATCGCCACGAACTGGACGGTCTATCTGATCGCGGTCATGACCGGGCACGTGACGGAGGCGGCGCTGGGCTACTTCCTCAACCCGCTGGTCACCGTCGGGCTCGGCGTCGTGGTGCTGGGTGAGCGGCTCCGGCCCGGCCAGTGGGCGGCGGTCCTGGTCGGCCTGGCTGCGGGGGTCTATCTGTCCATCGACTACGGCTCTCCGCCCTGGATCTCGCTGACGCTCGCCTTCAGCTTCGCGGCCTACGGGCTGATCAAGAAGCGGATCGGCGGGTCGCTCTCGGCGATCGAGTCGCTGACCGGTGAGACGGTCGTGATGGCGCCGTTCGTGGTCGGTCTGCTCGCCTGGCTCACGCTGACCGGTCAGCAGACCTTCACCGGCCACGGCGCCGGCCACAGCCTCCTGCTGCTGAGCACGGGCCTGGCCACCACCCTGCCGCTGCTGCTCTTTGCCGCAGCCGCCCGGCGGGTGCCGCTCGTGACGATCGGGCTCCTCCAGTTCATCACCCCGGTGCTCCAACTGATGGCCGGCGTGCTGCTCCTCGGCGAGGTGCTCCCCGCCTCCCGCTGGGTCGGTTTCGGCCTGGTCTGGGTGGCCCTGATCATCCTGTCCGTGGACTCGATCGTCTCGGCCGGGCGCTCCCGTCGCCTCGCACGGGCCGCAGCGGGCGCGGCGATCTAG
- a CDS encoding 2-oxoacid:ferredoxin oxidoreductase subunit beta produces the protein MSTKTELELQGTRGVPRVDPEAPAQTKKDFTSDQEVRWCPGCGDYAVLAAVQGFLPELGLRRENIVFISGIGCSSRFPYYLDTYGMHSIHGRAPAIATGLATSREDLSVWVITGDGDALSIGGNHLIHAMRRNVNLTILLFNNKIYGLTKGQYSPTSPIGSVTKSTPVGSVDQPFNPVSLALGAEATFVARTMDSDRNHLTTVLRAAAEHRGTALVEIYQNCPIFNDGAFQLLKDRDEKEARILNLVDGEPVRSGAEHVVARQDDGRLAVVPEDGAAPDSVLVHDAGADDPSEAFALSRLDDGSMTHIPMGIFRAVNRPTYDDLVRAQVDGARSSAGGPAADDDLQTLLHGSDTWQVS, from the coding sequence ATGTCGACGAAGACCGAGTTGGAGCTGCAGGGCACCCGTGGCGTCCCGCGCGTGGACCCGGAGGCCCCCGCGCAGACCAAGAAGGACTTCACCTCCGACCAGGAGGTGCGCTGGTGCCCGGGCTGTGGTGACTACGCCGTGCTCGCCGCCGTGCAGGGCTTCCTGCCCGAGCTGGGGCTGCGCCGAGAGAACATCGTCTTCATCTCCGGCATCGGCTGCTCCTCGCGCTTCCCCTACTACCTCGACACCTACGGGATGCACTCGATCCACGGGCGGGCCCCCGCGATCGCGACCGGCCTGGCCACGAGCCGTGAGGACCTCTCGGTCTGGGTCATCACCGGTGACGGCGACGCCCTGAGCATCGGCGGCAACCACCTGATCCATGCGATGCGCCGCAACGTCAACCTGACGATCCTGCTGTTCAACAACAAGATCTATGGCCTGACCAAGGGTCAGTACTCCCCCACCTCCCCGATCGGCTCGGTGACCAAGTCGACCCCAGTCGGTTCGGTCGACCAGCCGTTCAACCCGGTCTCGCTGGCCCTCGGCGCCGAGGCCACCTTCGTCGCCCGCACCATGGACTCCGACCGCAACCATCTGACCACGGTGCTGCGCGCCGCCGCCGAGCACCGGGGCACCGCCCTGGTCGAGATCTACCAGAACTGCCCCATCTTCAACGACGGCGCGTTCCAGCTGCTCAAGGACCGCGACGAGAAGGAGGCGCGGATCCTCAACCTGGTCGACGGGGAGCCGGTGCGCTCCGGCGCCGAGCACGTGGTCGCCCGCCAGGACGACGGCCGCCTGGCCGTCGTGCCCGAGGACGGCGCCGCGCCCGACTCGGTCCTGGTTCACGACGCTGGCGCGGACGACCCGTCCGAGGCCTTCGCCCTGTCCCGCCTCGACGACGGGTCGATGACGCACATCCCGATGGGCATCTTCCGCGCGGTCAACCGCCCCACCTATGACGACCTCGTCCGGGCCCAGGTTGACGGCGCCCGATCGAGCGCCGGTGGGCCCGCCGCCGATGACGACCTGCAGACGCTGCTGCACGGCAGCGACACCTGGCAGGTGAGTTGA
- a CDS encoding 2-oxoacid:acceptor oxidoreductase subunit alpha, with protein sequence MSSKPMQRLDRVVIRFAGDSGDGMQLTGDRFTSETASLGNDLSTLPNFPAEIRAPAGTLPGVSSFQLHFADHDVLTPGDHPDVLVAMNPAALKANLADLPRGGTIIVNTDEFSKRNLGKVGYATNPIEDGALESWHVHEIALTSITVEALADFGLTRKEKERAKNMLALGLLSWMYSRPLDGTEAFLRAKFAKAPEILEANLTALRAGFNYGETTEDFAVRFEVAPATMPPGTYRTITGNAAMALGLVTAAHRAGLPLLLGSYPITPASDILHTLSGMKRFGVTTLQAEDEIAAVGMALGASFGGALGVTSTSGPGLALKAETIGLGVSTELPLVILDIQRGGPSTGLPTKTEQSDLLQAIHGRNGESPVAVIAPQSPSDCFDIALEAVRLATTYRTPVIVLSDGYLANGSEPWLVPTLTDLPDLEVEFATGPNDTDAKGEPVFHPFLRDPETLARPWAVPGTAGLEHRIGGIEKADVTGHISYDPDNHDKMVRLRQGKIDGIADTIPDLEVDDPSGEARVLVLGWGSTYGPIAAATRLVRATGIQVARAHLRHLNPFPKNLGELLRSYDRVVVPEMNLGQLALLLRGKFLVDVQSHTAVRGLPFPATDLAEVLHKAVAQTLEGVQ encoded by the coding sequence ATGAGTAGCAAGCCCATGCAGCGGTTGGACCGTGTCGTGATCCGGTTCGCCGGGGACTCGGGCGACGGGATGCAGCTGACCGGCGACCGGTTCACCTCCGAGACGGCCTCGTTGGGCAACGACCTGTCGACGCTGCCCAACTTCCCAGCCGAGATCCGCGCCCCTGCCGGCACACTGCCCGGGGTCTCCAGCTTCCAGCTGCACTTCGCCGACCACGACGTGCTCACCCCGGGCGACCACCCGGATGTGCTCGTGGCGATGAACCCGGCGGCGCTGAAGGCCAACCTGGCCGACCTGCCGCGCGGCGGCACGATCATCGTCAACACCGACGAGTTCAGCAAGCGCAACCTGGGCAAGGTCGGCTATGCCACCAACCCGATCGAGGACGGGGCCCTGGAGTCCTGGCACGTCCATGAGATCGCGCTGACCTCGATCACGGTCGAGGCGCTGGCCGACTTCGGACTGACCCGCAAGGAGAAGGAGCGGGCCAAGAACATGCTGGCCCTCGGCCTGCTGTCGTGGATGTACTCCCGCCCCCTCGACGGCACCGAGGCGTTCCTGCGCGCCAAGTTCGCCAAGGCCCCGGAGATCCTCGAGGCCAACCTGACCGCGCTGCGGGCCGGCTTCAACTACGGCGAGACCACCGAGGACTTCGCGGTCCGCTTCGAGGTGGCGCCGGCCACGATGCCACCGGGCACCTATCGCACGATCACCGGCAACGCCGCGATGGCGCTCGGGCTGGTCACCGCCGCGCACCGCGCCGGGTTGCCGCTGCTGCTCGGCAGCTATCCGATCACACCGGCGTCCGACATCCTGCACACGCTGTCCGGCATGAAGCGCTTCGGGGTGACCACCTTGCAGGCCGAGGACGAGATCGCGGCCGTCGGCATGGCGCTCGGGGCCAGCTTCGGCGGGGCGCTCGGCGTCACCTCCACCTCCGGCCCCGGCCTGGCTCTGAAGGCCGAGACCATCGGACTGGGGGTCTCCACCGAGCTGCCCCTCGTCATACTCGACATCCAGCGTGGTGGACCGAGCACCGGCCTGCCGACCAAGACCGAGCAGTCCGACCTGCTGCAGGCCATCCACGGCCGCAACGGCGAGTCACCGGTCGCGGTGATCGCCCCCCAGTCGCCCTCCGACTGCTTCGACATCGCGCTCGAGGCGGTGCGGCTGGCCACCACCTACCGCACCCCTGTGATCGTGCTCTCCGACGGCTATCTGGCCAACGGTTCCGAGCCGTGGCTGGTCCCGACGCTGACCGACCTGCCCGACCTGGAGGTCGAGTTCGCCACCGGTCCCAACGACACCGACGCCAAGGGCGAGCCGGTCTTCCACCCGTTCCTGCGCGACCCTGAGACGCTCGCGCGCCCGTGGGCAGTGCCGGGGACGGCGGGTCTGGAGCACCGCATCGGTGGCATCGAGAAGGCCGACGTGACCGGTCACATCTCCTACGACCCCGACAACCACGACAAGATGGTGCGGCTGCGGCAGGGCAAGATCGACGGGATCGCCGACACCATCCCCGACCTGGAGGTCGACGACCCCTCCGGTGAGGCACGGGTGCTGGTGCTGGGCTGGGGATCGACCTACGGTCCGATCGCGGCGGCCACCCGCCTGGTCCGGGCCACCGGCATCCAGGTGGCGCGCGCCCACCTGCGCCACCTCAACCCGTTCCCCAAGAACCTCGGCGAGCTGCTCCGTAGCTATGACCGCGTCGTGGTCCCCGAGATGAACCTGGGCCAGCTGGCCCTGTTGCTGCGCGGGAAGTTCCTGGTCGATGTGCAGTCCCACACTGCGGTCCGCGGCCTGCCGTTCCCGGCCACCGACCTGGCCGAGGTGTTGCACAAGGCCGTCGCGCAGACGTTGGAAGGAGTGCAGTGA
- a CDS encoding serine hydrolase, protein MSDGLRQPTGDRWGDRRWGSVTLTGLALVLVTGCSTGAPGQVTETPTADRTSETTSVTAPDGPQDDAALSGPAQATDLGQLEGALREQSQWVLDHLAPDATGPTAEEAGQRFSAEFLAQVPADQIAAVLAQFRAGPPLTLTTVGDVEEQPDGALTTQLTLSGDEPLRLSITVDADGRIAGLFLQPGPPADLPEVGSWEELDEEFADLGGTTRVYVGEVDSGRCLPVHASEQAGEPAPSGSVFKLIVLSALVDAITEGDLSWEEELTLTPEVKSLPSGELQDRPDGSVLTVQEAAELMISISDNTATDLLMDAVGPGRLTAALARVSDDPERLTPLLSTSQFFELGWAAPQLREQWADADPARRAELVDELSGDLSGLRANPFAVSEPVWTSGVGWFLTGEEICTAHAVLQEQADTAEGEPLRAILSVNPGLFAPPEATYQAFKGGSAPGVLAFSFYVETGAELPGRVLSVQVSHDGAILPGSYTDLTQAGLGLLTAP, encoded by the coding sequence GTGAGTGATGGGTTGCGACAGCCGACCGGGGATCGGTGGGGCGATCGTCGGTGGGGCTCGGTCACGCTGACCGGGCTCGCCCTGGTGCTGGTGACGGGCTGCAGCACAGGTGCGCCGGGGCAGGTCACCGAGACGCCAACAGCCGACCGCACCTCAGAGACGACGAGCGTCACCGCGCCGGACGGACCGCAGGACGACGCCGCGCTCTCCGGCCCGGCGCAGGCCACCGACCTCGGGCAGCTCGAGGGCGCGCTGCGCGAACAGAGTCAGTGGGTGCTGGACCACCTGGCGCCCGACGCCACGGGGCCCACGGCAGAGGAGGCCGGGCAGCGGTTCAGCGCAGAGTTCCTGGCTCAGGTGCCGGCCGACCAGATCGCAGCGGTGCTGGCGCAGTTCCGCGCTGGCCCACCCCTGACGCTGACCACGGTCGGCGACGTCGAGGAGCAGCCGGACGGAGCCCTGACCACCCAGCTCACCCTCTCCGGGGACGAGCCGCTGCGCCTGTCGATCACCGTGGACGCGGACGGCCGGATCGCCGGGCTGTTCCTGCAGCCCGGCCCACCGGCCGACCTCCCGGAGGTGGGCAGCTGGGAGGAGCTCGACGAGGAGTTCGCGGACCTCGGCGGCACGACACGGGTGTATGTCGGAGAGGTCGACTCCGGCCGCTGCCTCCCGGTCCATGCGTCGGAGCAGGCTGGCGAGCCGGCGCCATCGGGCTCGGTCTTCAAGCTGATCGTCCTGTCGGCCCTGGTCGACGCCATCACCGAGGGCGACCTGTCCTGGGAGGAAGAGCTCACCCTCACGCCGGAGGTCAAGAGCCTGCCGAGCGGGGAGCTCCAGGACCGGCCCGACGGGTCGGTCCTGACGGTGCAGGAGGCCGCGGAGCTGATGATCTCGATCAGTGACAACACCGCCACCGACCTGCTGATGGACGCCGTGGGACCAGGCCGGCTGACCGCGGCGCTGGCGCGGGTCAGCGACGACCCCGAGCGGCTCACCCCGCTGCTGAGCACGAGCCAGTTCTTCGAGTTGGGCTGGGCCGCTCCGCAGCTGCGCGAGCAGTGGGCCGACGCCGACCCGGCACGACGTGCCGAGCTGGTGGACGAGCTGTCCGGGGACCTGAGCGGGCTGCGGGCCAACCCGTTTGCCGTGAGCGAGCCGGTCTGGACCTCCGGGGTCGGCTGGTTCCTGACGGGGGAGGAGATCTGCACCGCCCATGCCGTCCTGCAGGAGCAGGCCGACACGGCAGAGGGCGAGCCTCTGCGCGCGATCCTCAGCGTCAACCCGGGCCTGTTCGCGCCACCGGAGGCGACCTACCAGGCGTTCAAGGGAGGCTCTGCACCCGGCGTGCTGGCGTTCAGCTTCTATGTCGAGACGGGCGCCGAGTTGCCCGGACGGGTGCTGAGCGTGCAGGTCTCCCACGACGGGGCGATCCTGCCGGGCTCCTACACCGACCTCACCCAGGCCGGCCTCGGACTGCTGACGGCGCCCTGA
- a CDS encoding AAA family ATPase — protein sequence MIRTIAIQGYRSIRDLALELSGLDVVTGANGSGKSNLYRALRLLAGCADGSVVGAIARDGGLGSILWAGPERPAKEVVTGHAPAQGTVRRGPVGLRLGYSGDDLGYLVDLGIPPPGHSPFVNDPEIKREQVFHGAVARAGSLLVDRHGPVVKVREGAWRTLDWQVAPSESLLAEAVGLEDAPEIAAVRGAIRGWRFYDHFRTDVDAPARQPCIGTVSPVLAADGGNLAAVLTTISFQGDQDGVQSAVDAAFPGSSLGLSQLDDGRVQASLRQPGLLRPLRPTELSDGTLRYLLLVAALKTTRPPGLMVLNEPETSLHRDLLPALATLIADAAPSTQVVVVTHSPELIESLVEHGARRHELTKDAAGTRSAQDGGLLSGPRWEWPRR from the coding sequence ATGATCCGCACGATCGCGATCCAGGGCTACCGCTCGATCCGGGACCTGGCGCTGGAGCTGAGCGGCCTGGACGTCGTCACCGGCGCCAACGGTTCCGGCAAGTCCAACCTCTATCGCGCGTTGCGCCTGCTGGCGGGCTGCGCCGACGGTTCGGTCGTGGGGGCCATCGCCCGTGACGGCGGCCTGGGATCAATCCTGTGGGCCGGCCCGGAGCGACCCGCCAAGGAGGTGGTGACGGGGCACGCCCCGGCGCAGGGCACCGTGCGCAGGGGGCCGGTCGGGCTGCGCCTCGGCTACTCCGGCGACGACCTGGGCTACCTCGTCGACCTGGGCATCCCACCGCCGGGGCACAGCCCCTTCGTCAACGATCCGGAGATCAAGCGGGAGCAGGTCTTCCACGGAGCGGTGGCCCGGGCGGGCAGCCTGCTGGTCGACCGGCACGGCCCCGTCGTGAAGGTCCGCGAGGGCGCCTGGCGCACCCTGGACTGGCAGGTCGCCCCTTCGGAGTCGCTGCTGGCAGAGGCGGTCGGGCTCGAGGATGCTCCGGAGATCGCCGCGGTCCGTGGGGCCATCCGCGGCTGGCGCTTCTATGACCACTTCCGCACCGACGTGGACGCTCCGGCCCGGCAGCCGTGCATCGGCACGGTCTCGCCCGTGCTGGCCGCCGACGGGGGCAACCTGGCCGCGGTGCTGACCACGATCAGCTTCCAGGGCGACCAGGACGGGGTCCAGTCCGCCGTGGACGCAGCGTTCCCCGGGTCCTCCCTCGGGCTGAGCCAGCTCGACGACGGCCGGGTGCAGGCCAGTCTGCGCCAGCCGGGCCTGCTGCGGCCGCTTCGCCCCACCGAGCTGTCGGACGGCACCTTGCGCTACCTGCTGCTGGTGGCGGCCCTGAAGACCACGCGCCCACCTGGTCTGATGGTGCTCAACGAGCCGGAGACGAGCCTGCACCGTGACCTCCTGCCCGCACTGGCCACCCTCATCGCGGACGCCGCGCCGTCGACCCAGGTGGTCGTGGTCACCCACTCGCCGGAGCTGATCGAGTCCCTGGTCGAGCACGGTGCGCGGCGCCACGAGCTCACCAAGGACGCCGCAGGCACGCGGTCGGCCCAGGACGGGGGACTGCTGTCGGGTCCGCGCTGGGAGTGGCCGAGGCGCTGA
- a CDS encoding NADH-quinone oxidoreductase subunit A, protein MARARGLGSLMMTDYLVVLAVTMTGILLVVAAAGARRVMAPHDPQPRKLTTYESGVDPIGSGWSQGAVRYFVYALLYVVFAVDVVYLFPWALVLRTDLGPVSLVEMGIFLGVLLVGLGHVWRRGLLRWV, encoded by the coding sequence GTGGCCCGCGCAAGGGGGTTAGGCTCGCTGATGATGACCGACTACCTCGTGGTGCTGGCGGTGACCATGACCGGGATCCTCCTGGTCGTGGCCGCAGCGGGTGCCCGCCGGGTGATGGCCCCTCACGACCCCCAGCCTCGCAAGCTGACGACCTATGAGTCGGGCGTCGACCCGATCGGTTCGGGCTGGAGCCAGGGTGCGGTGCGCTACTTCGTCTATGCCCTGCTCTATGTCGTCTTCGCCGTCGACGTCGTCTATCTCTTCCCCTGGGCCCTGGTGCTGCGCACCGACCTCGGGCCCGTCTCCCTGGTGGAGATGGGCATCTTCCTCGGGGTCCTGCTGGTCGGCCTGGGCCACGTCTGGCGCCGCGGACTGCTGAGGTGGGTGTGA
- a CDS encoding NADH-quinone oxidoreductase subunit B — protein sequence MTVDLPTPRVGRAAEAAPDAVRVVLNWGRKYSLWVFNFGLACCAIEFIAASMARHDFIRLGVIPFAPGPRQSDLMVVSGTVTDKMAPAIRRLYDQMPEPKYVISYGACSNSGGPYWDSYSVTKGVDQIIPVDVYVPGCPPRPEALLHGILTLQQQIAAETPGRARAGSRPRPYADQPPSAGEVTRGLLTPPSGATTPPDSADGGDRS from the coding sequence ATGACCGTCGACCTGCCGACCCCACGCGTCGGGCGTGCTGCCGAGGCCGCCCCGGATGCTGTCCGGGTGGTCCTCAACTGGGGCCGCAAATACTCCCTGTGGGTCTTCAACTTCGGCCTGGCCTGCTGCGCCATCGAGTTCATCGCCGCCTCGATGGCCCGGCACGACTTCATCCGCCTCGGCGTGATCCCGTTCGCCCCCGGCCCGCGCCAGTCCGACCTGATGGTCGTCTCCGGCACGGTCACCGACAAGATGGCCCCGGCGATCCGGCGGCTCTATGACCAGATGCCCGAGCCCAAGTACGTCATCTCCTACGGCGCCTGCTCCAACTCCGGCGGGCCCTACTGGGACTCCTACTCCGTCACCAAGGGCGTCGACCAGATCATCCCCGTCGACGTCTATGTGCCCGGCTGCCCGCCCCGGCCGGAGGCGCTGCTCCACGGAATCCTCACCCTGCAGCAGCAGATCGCCGCCGAGACACCCGGGCGGGCCCGGGCCGGCTCCAGGCCGCGTCCGTATGCCGATCAGCCACCGTCCGCAGGCGAGGTCACCCGGGGTCTGCTTACTCCGCCGAGTGGTGCCACGACGCCACCGGACTCAGCCGATGGCGGTGACCGGTCATGA
- a CDS encoding NADH-quinone oxidoreductase subunit C: protein MITREVSVTDWATEIGAARDEGYDFFDWLSAVDQTDAEEEPGFDVACHLIRTHPWEHVLLRARVPDGTALPSVTGVFRGAAWHERETHEMFGIDFAGFDDGTGEGLRPLLLPNGFEGTPLRKSFHLTARASKPWPGAKEPGEGGEPQAKGDKDGATPRRRPRRRLLPPGVPDESWGPR from the coding sequence ATGATCACCCGTGAGGTGTCGGTCACCGACTGGGCCACCGAGATCGGGGCGGCCCGTGACGAGGGGTATGACTTCTTCGACTGGCTCTCCGCGGTCGACCAGACCGACGCGGAGGAGGAGCCCGGCTTCGACGTGGCCTGTCACCTGATCCGCACCCACCCGTGGGAGCACGTCCTGCTGCGCGCGCGGGTGCCGGACGGCACGGCGCTCCCCAGCGTGACCGGCGTCTTCCGTGGCGCGGCCTGGCACGAGCGCGAGACGCACGAGATGTTTGGCATCGACTTCGCCGGCTTCGACGACGGCACCGGCGAGGGGCTGCGTCCGCTGCTGCTGCCCAACGGGTTTGAGGGCACGCCGCTGCGCAAGTCGTTCCACCTCACGGCCCGGGCCTCCAAGCCGTGGCCGGGGGCCAAGGAGCCGGGTGAGGGCGGTGAGCCGCAGGCCAAGGGCGACAAGGACGGTGCCACGCCACGTCGGCGTCCACGTCGCCGACTGCTGCCACCCGGTGTGCCCGACGAGTCCTGGGGGCCGCGATGA
- the nuoH gene encoding NADH-quinone oxidoreductase subunit NuoH, whose translation MSDLPLTVEIILKAIVVLAAFLTLPLAIGQTEHKVMAHMQGRLGPMEAGPHGIAQLVADGIKFVQKEDITPAAADKWVFRLAPAVALIPYLVVLAAIPWSAAWVAADVPASLLFVLAVSSIGVFGTLMAGWGSGNKYSLVGGMRAGAQLVSYELPMVLAAASVAMAAGTLSLTGIATAWSWWWLLWQLPGALVFLIAAVAELQRVPFDSPIADSEVVFGPYTEYSGLGFAFFLLAEYAGIVVMSLLFTVLFLGGWSGPWSDTLGPLWTLLKATMVAILILWLRVAWPRVREDQLQRLAWMVLVPLALAQLALTGVGVVIWG comes from the coding sequence ATGAGCGACCTACCGCTGACCGTCGAGATCATCCTCAAGGCCATCGTCGTGCTGGCGGCCTTCCTCACGCTGCCTCTGGCGATCGGGCAGACCGAGCACAAGGTGATGGCCCACATGCAGGGCCGCCTGGGCCCGATGGAGGCCGGGCCGCACGGGATCGCGCAGCTGGTCGCCGACGGCATCAAGTTCGTGCAGAAGGAGGACATCACCCCGGCCGCCGCCGACAAGTGGGTCTTCCGCCTGGCGCCGGCCGTCGCGCTGATCCCCTATCTCGTCGTGCTCGCCGCGATCCCGTGGTCGGCCGCCTGGGTGGCCGCGGACGTCCCGGCCAGCCTGCTGTTCGTCCTGGCGGTCTCCTCCATCGGCGTCTTCGGCACCCTGATGGCCGGGTGGGGCAGCGGCAACAAGTACTCCCTGGTCGGCGGGATGCGCGCAGGGGCCCAGCTGGTCAGCTATGAGCTGCCGATGGTCCTGGCGGCAGCCTCGGTGGCGATGGCGGCCGGCACCCTGTCGCTGACCGGCATCGCGACCGCCTGGTCGTGGTGGTGGCTGCTGTGGCAGCTGCCCGGCGCACTGGTCTTCCTCATCGCCGCGGTCGCCGAGCTGCAGCGCGTGCCGTTTGACTCCCCGATCGCCGACTCCGAGGTCGTCTTCGGTCCCTACACCGAGTACTCCGGCCTGGGGTTCGCCTTCTTCCTCCTCGCGGAGTATGCCGGGATCGTGGTGATGTCGTTGCTGTTCACCGTGCTCTTCCTCGGGGGCTGGTCCGGGCCGTGGTCCGACACGCTCGGGCCGCTGTGGACCCTGCTCAAGGCGACGATGGTCGCCATACTCATCCTGTGGTTGAGAGTCGCTTGGCCCCGGGTGCGGGAGGACCAGCTGCAGCGCCTGGCCTGGATGGTCCTGGTGCCGCTGGCGCTGGCGCAGCTGGCGCTGACCGGCGTCGGGGTGGTGATCTGGGGATGA
- a CDS encoding NuoI/complex I 23 kDa subunit family protein, translating into MTTSREPGALDLLRGLGKGLATTAKTLARPAHTRQYPHQEPDLPERSHGVVALLEENCTSCMLCARECPSWCIYIDSHKETIEPGPEGGRARQHNVLDRFDIDFSLCMYCGICIEVCPFDALFWAPDFAYAEGDIRNLLHGKAKLGTWMERVPDSALPGGYVRPGPAVAPQADTPDTGSQVVDE; encoded by the coding sequence ATGACCACCTCACGTGAACCCGGCGCGCTGGACCTGCTGCGCGGCCTCGGCAAGGGGTTGGCCACCACGGCCAAGACCCTGGCCCGCCCGGCCCACACCCGGCAGTACCCTCACCAGGAGCCGGACCTGCCGGAGCGCTCGCACGGGGTCGTGGCCCTGCTCGAGGAGAACTGCACCTCCTGCATGCTGTGCGCGCGCGAGTGCCCCTCGTGGTGCATCTATATCGACTCGCACAAGGAGACGATCGAGCCCGGGCCCGAGGGTGGACGCGCCCGCCAGCACAACGTCCTGGACCGCTTCGACATCGACTTCTCGCTGTGCATGTACTGCGGCATCTGCATCGAGGTGTGCCCGTTCGACGCGCTCTTCTGGGCCCCGGACTTTGCGTATGCCGAGGGAGACATCCGCAATTTGCTGCACGGCAAGGCCAAGCTGGGGACCTGGATGGAGCGGGTGCCCGACTCCGCGCTGCCGGGGGGCTATGTGCGGCCCGGACCGGCCGTCGCGCCGCAGGCTGACACACCGGACACCGGCTCGCAGGTGGTCGACGAGTGA
- a CDS encoding NADH-quinone oxidoreductase subunit J family protein, whose translation MTSRDVLFAAVGLITAAAGVLAVTSARVLHAGLWLVVSLGGLAGCYLVLGAELVALVQLLVYVGAVVVLILFALMLTRAGAGEVDTSVGHRWLAAAVGAGVTVLLGGTLIAAYGWGTREVAGPSNQEIGEQIFGTWVWPFELLSLLLLAALVAAVAVATTSRGQVDEP comes from the coding sequence GTGACCAGTCGCGACGTCCTGTTCGCGGCAGTGGGTCTGATCACCGCTGCCGCCGGTGTGCTGGCGGTGACCAGCGCTCGCGTGCTGCACGCGGGGCTGTGGTTGGTGGTCTCGCTCGGTGGGCTGGCGGGGTGCTATCTCGTGCTGGGGGCGGAGCTGGTCGCCCTGGTCCAGCTGCTCGTCTATGTCGGCGCGGTCGTCGTGCTGATCCTCTTTGCCCTGATGCTCACGCGTGCGGGGGCGGGTGAGGTCGACACCTCGGTCGGTCACCGCTGGCTGGCCGCCGCTGTGGGCGCCGGGGTGACCGTGCTGCTCGGTGGCACCCTGATCGCGGCCTACGGGTGGGGGACCCGGGAGGTCGCCGGCCCGTCCAACCAGGAGATCGGTGAGCAGATCTTCGGCACCTGGGTGTGGCCGTTCGAGCTGCTGTCCCTGCTCCTCCTCGCCGCGCTGGTGGCCGCGGTGGCCGTGGCGACCACGAGCCGGGGCCAGGTGGACGAGCCGTGA
- the nuoK gene encoding NADH-quinone oxidoreductase subunit NuoK, with protein sequence MSPALPLLLAALLAGIGTYGVLARRHAVLMLIGVELLLAAAGLVLVTVGQLGPDVLASGSVLTLFVITIAAAEIVVALAVVMAMHRTRGDVDLTGEAR encoded by the coding sequence GTGAGCCCGGCCCTGCCCCTGCTGCTCGCGGCGCTCCTGGCCGGGATCGGGACCTATGGCGTGCTGGCCCGCAGGCACGCCGTGCTGATGCTGATTGGCGTCGAGCTGCTGCTCGCCGCAGCGGGGCTGGTGCTCGTCACCGTGGGCCAGCTAGGCCCGGACGTGCTCGCCTCGGGCTCGGTGCTCACCCTGTTTGTCATCACCATCGCCGCCGCCGAGATCGTCGTGGCTCTGGCGGTCGTCATGGCCATGCACCGCACCCGCGGCGACGTCGACCTGACCGGTGAGGCGCGATGA